From Zalophus californianus isolate mZalCal1 chromosome 16, mZalCal1.pri.v2, whole genome shotgun sequence, one genomic window encodes:
- the KRBA2 gene encoding KRAB-A domain-containing protein 2, translated as MRTWSLRFSLMPQKAGNNPPGVSTTSDLEMEIHNMREKFLKSVTKLVESKSYNSKVFSKEKYFQTIKEVKEAKEKGKKSSRDYRRAAKYDVISVQGTEKLIEATHGERDRIRYYVHKEELFDILHDTHLNIGHGGRTRMLKELQGKYGNVTKEVIVLYLTLCEQCHQKNPVPKKGLAPRPMAFKDTDSRCQVEVLDMQSNADGEFKFILYYQDHLTKFIILRPLKTKQAHEVVSVLLDVFTILGTPSVLDSGSGVEFTNQVVHELNEVWPDLKIVRGKQQPGQGPGSLEQASRDVKNMINAWMQSNCSRRWAEGLRFMQMVRNQLFDMSLQRSPYEAMFGFKAKLGLYSSDLPQETVAVLQTEEDLEIAEEQLESSLWIRQEERAEVGADKSDMDEDLNPTAPEAAEPSTSQGALFCW; from the exons ATGAGAACGTGGTCCCTCAGG TTCTCCTTGATGCCCCAGAAAGCTGGAAATAACCCCCCTGGTGTTTCCACTACAAGTGATCTGGAAATGGAGATACATAACATGAGAGAAAAGTTTCTTAAAAGCGTGACAAAGTTAGTAGAAAGCAAAAGTTACAATAGCAaggtattttccaaagaaaagtaCTTTCAAACAATAAAGGAAGTCAAAGAAGctaaggaaaaggggaagaagtcCTCGCGTGACTACCGCCGTGCAGCAAAATATGACGTGATCTCTGTGCAAGGCACAGAGAAACTAATAGAGGCGACCCATGGAGAACGGGATCGAATTCGGTATTATGTGCATAAGGAAGAGTTGTTTGATATTCTCCATGATACGCATCTCAATATTGGGCATGGCGGGCGGACACGCATGCTCAAGGAGCTACAAGGAAAATATGGGAATGTCACCAAAGAGGTCATTGTCTTGTATCTGACGCTCTGTGAACAGTGCCACCAGAAGAACCCGGTACCCAAGAAAGGTCTTGCCCCCAGGCCCATGGCTTTTAAGGACACTGACTCCAGATGCCAAGTTGAAGTACTTGACATGCAGTCAAATGCCGATGGTGAGttcaagtttattttatattaccaGGACCACTTGACCAAGTTTATTATTTTACGGCCGTTAAAAACAAAGCAGGCCCATGAGGTGGTCAGTGTCCTATTGGACGTTTTCACGATTCTTGGTACACCTAGTGTGTTAGACTCTGGCAGTGGCGTGGAGTTCACAAACCAGGTTGTTCATGAGCTTAATGAGGTATGGCCGGACCTAAAGATTGTCCGTGGTAAGCAGCAGCCTGGCCAGGGCCCAGGCTCCCTGGAGCAAGCCAGCCGTGACGTCAAGAACATGATAAATGCCTGGATGCAGAGTAACTGCTCACGTCGCTGGGCCGAAGGCCTGAGATTCATGCAGATGGTGAGGAATCAGCTGTTTGACATGTCCTTGCAGCGAAGTCCATACGAAGCAATGTTTGGTTTTAAGGCTAAACTCGGGCTGTATTCCTCAGACTTACCCCAGGAAACCGTGGCTGTCTTACAAACAGAGGAGGACCTGGAAATTGCCGAAGAACAGCTAGAAAGTAGCCTTTGGATCAGGCAGGAAGAAAGGGCTGAGGTTGGAGCAGACAAATCTGATATGGATGAGGACCTCAATCCCACCGCTCCGGAAGCTGCAGAGCCCAGCACCTCACAGGGGGCCCTCTTCTGCTGGTGA
- the RPL26 gene encoding 60S ribosomal protein L26 gives MKFNPFVTSDRSKNRKRHFNAPSHIRRKIMSSPLSKELRQKYNVRSMPIRKDDEVQVVRGHYKGQQIGKVVQVYRKKYVIYIERVQREKANGTTVHVGIHPSKVVITRLKLDKDRKKILERKAKSRQVGKEKGKYKEETIEKMQE, from the exons ATGAAGTTTAATCCCTTTGTGACTTCGGACCGGAGCAAGAACCGAAAACGGCATTTCAATGCACCTTCCCACATTCGCAGGAAGATCATGTCTTCCCCTCTTTCTAAAGAGCTGAGACAGAAGTACAACGTTCGATCCATGCCCATCCGAAAGGATGATGAAGTGCAG GTTGTGCGAGGACACTACAAAGGTCAGCAGATTGGCAAAGTAGTCCAGGTTTACAGGAAGAAGTACGTCATCTACATCGAACGAGTGCAGCGAGAGAAGGCAAACGGCACAACCGTCCACGTGGGCATTCACCCGAGCAAG gTGGTTATCACCAGACTAAAACTGGACAAAGACCGCAAAAAGATCCTTGAACGTAAAGCCAAATCTCGCCaagtaggaaaggaaaagggcaaaTATAAGGAAGAAACAATTGAGAAGATGCAGGAGTAA